The genomic DNA GTTGCATTATCTGCCACAGTGACCACGTTCTGTTGATTACCGATGGGATTGGTATGTCTGCACGTAGCATATAAACTGCCTGGACTCAGTCAGCCATTGAATTGACTCTGGTCaatgatctcacacacacacacacacacacacacacacacacacacatttagtaaAGAGACAAATAGTCCAGCTTCACTTAGCTCCAGATCTTCTGTTTTCACATTAGCAATGAGCACAAATGCCGCTCAACTCACTCCCCTGTTAAACTACTTTGACGTGaagtgtttgctaacaagtgACAGGCATTTTATTCTTATGCACTCACTGTGTATTAGCAGTCAGTGCTTGCGCCACTCAGTTTAATGAGGCACTATGGCAGCAGTGGTAGGAGCAGTTTATAAGCTGTTCGAGACTGTTTAACGTAATGTGTTTGCTCTTTATGGTTAACTATGAGGAGTCACGTAATAACTAGACTCTTTCATCTTTCAGGGACAGCGTGGTTATGCGCAGCTGTACTACAGATGGGCGATACGACGACAGTGTGATATTACAAATTTGTCAACCATAAGAGATGTATCGATACCATTTCTACTGTGGCAGCTATCCCTTTATTTCCTCTGGTTGTATTAAGGCCACTGGTTTCCAACATTTTGGgcttaaaacaaagcagtgtcTACATGCAACTACTCGTTACATGTTATGGTCCCATTTTGGACAGTGGGTGAGCAGTTCAACCAAAGATTTTTCCCTCTCACATTGTTAAATTTGAAAGAATTACAGAGGCCTTAAGTAGCCTTAAGAAAGGCAAAGTTAAGGaaaccccaggttgggaaccactgtaaAAGGCCTCTGTAGCCTATGTTGCAAGTCAGTAAGTGGCAATGCTTTATGGCAGTATGGATTTTTGTTTTGGGTGATTTTTGCAGGTATGTGATGAAGTTCTTGGCCTGTCAGGTATTTAATTTGGACATTAGCCAGAAACTGCCCATAAACTATTTCTTAATTGATTTTCCAGGAAATGAACTATATCAAAATATGACTATAACTACGCGAGTGCCAGCGATAGAGGAATTTTATCCATATAACCCACTGTATACTGCACTGTATTGTACTTTTGGATGCCACCATGCTTATCCATTTGGTTGACATATTTCACTGgtattaaataatatatacgTATATTccctaaaaatactttttcctaTTGTCAATGGGGAGCGGGTGTGCTGATGTGTAGGTGGTAAAGCTCTGTGACAGCTTTCAGCTGTACAATAACATCTGGAGCTCTCATACAAGCTGAACAGCTTGAATTGTGTCTCATTGGGATCACTTTTTTGGGACAGCGAGTATTTATCATGTTGTTACTTGTGGTATTCAATCTCCAGATAACGAAAACCTTTTCCAGCTGCTTTTATAATGTTTCTTTCTGCTTGTCCAATATGTCCAGTCTTCGTGGTTCATGTTGCCACATACAAAAGCCTCTGGCTATGAAGACAGTTACTCATTGCTGAATGTGAATGTTGTTTTTCCTGTTAAAGCCCCTTTTCCTAACCAGTGGAGTGTGAGGGACCTCTGCACATCTGGCCTCCACTCCATCACAAGGCCTGTCTGCTTTCTCAGCCCATGAAAATGGACGGCTccattgttcctctttaatgtgatATTGATCGAATAAACTCCCAGCTGGAGGACAAAGCGGTGGGAGAGAGTGGCTGCCACATCCCTACATGTCAGTTGGACCCCTCTGACTCTCAGCTCAATAGGAAATGCTGTGATGAATGCTGTTTTTGAGGTTCAAATTACCCAAATGTTTCAACACCAGGAAGCTAGTGTTCAGAACTTTTTAGTAGGAAACTGAGGACATAACATCATGGATCACTACTTTTCTGAATCTGAACATCTATTTGTTATTAATGCTGCTATTAAGATTTTTAGTTAGTATTTACAACATTTAGTACATTTGTGTTGGTTTAGTTTGATATTATGGAGATATTAAGCTGACTCTCCAGTAAACgtctttgtgtttgtggctTCATGCTAAAATAGTTGCTTTGTAGCACGTCCCAGTGGCTTTAAATATTAAGTAGAAATATGAGTTTGAATGCAAACTAAAAAAGACTACACCCCAAAAATATCAAGTACAGTACAGAGAAGTACTCCTGCTGACTAGAATAATGAGCGGTACCCTGTGGGTGCCCTATTTATTTTCTGGAGTGTGGCAGAGTTCTTGATGGTACTTTTTATTGAGAGACACACTGGCATTTCATTAAGCATAAAAGGCTGCAGCCTTAAATTTAATGAGAAGTTGCATCAGCAAAAAGGAGTTGGTTTAAtctgcttcattttttttaatcagtttcaAAAGCCACCCATTGTTATTGAAGAAATGTATATTAATGTAAAAGCACTCTCGGAGCAAAGCTAAAACTGAATCGATGTGGTTTGCTGGCAGGTTGTTTTTGAATGGATTTGTTCCCAGATCCTTCTTTGCAGGATGCTTTGGATCCTTTTACTCTTTAATGTCAGTTTACCAAGGGAGGGATGTACTTTTGAGTACAGAGAACAAACTGAATAAGCTGGTAAtggtctttatttttttttttacttatttccttcttttctttttcagattCAACAGAGGTCGCCTTTACTTGGAAATTTTCAAGCTCTTTTCTACAGTGCACTCGCACCCTCCAGTGGTAATATACAGTTACTACCTCCACATGATAATTAATAGCTGTATTTCACACGGCTGCCCCCTATTTGTGACTTTACAATCACGCCTGCTGAGGGGACAAAAATTATTGAATGTGTCAGCTTGGCATGATGATCTGTACAAGACATAAAGCATAAAAATGATTTCCTCCTCATTGTGTTGCAGACGTGTCTTTGAAGTACAAATATGGCCGCTTGGTTCTAGAGGTCCCGTTGCCCTCCAGGAAGGAGAAGTGTCTGTTCTTCCTCAGACCCATGCTGATGAGCGTAGGAGACTTGATCGCAGATCTGCAGAGAGAGGACCCTGGAGCCACTACTTCCATTTTCTCTGAGGGTAGGACTCAACATCATGTGTTAGATTTGAACAAACCAAAACCGATCACATTCTTGTGGTTTCAGTGAGTCAGGTTTAAACATTTTGGTTCCAATCTGGTTTTGCAGGCTCTTTGTTTGGAGTGAAAGCTGAATAGCAGCACTGAGTAGTTTGGCACGATGCCTATCTTTTCACAAACCATTAACTCATTTTCACCACTGTTGCTAGATTGCTGTTTTTTAACGGTTTTAAAAGGTACAGCAAATCagcaatgaaataaataatattaaaataatattttactcATGTTTCTTTTCATCGGTCTGAAACAGGCAACCGTGAGCTGTGAGGGGTGTGTCCTCCGCCACCCCGACCCTGACGGCAGAGGTGCTGGAAAAAACAGCCGGAATATatcggtcaatggcagaaataaactGTACACTTGTGAACCACCGCTAGTCACACtggaaaacttgcgtacacgagttcagaccagacgtgagattttatcgcagcctacgctcacgttcaaattgaaaaatgccttgctttgcgtaggaatcagcgtacgcccgtcctacgcctgttttaggtcgtacgcacgtttcataaatgagggccaatgtgTATTGTCTCAATGAGGATTGTTgatagtgtttggctgcactgagcctgttttgagacgtctgtgaagagttgtgttgtttggaatgagttttgcaggtgatgtgaactgtttagctcaggtgaccgttggtaatgcagactgtggttagagttttgcacgtggcttcagttgtgactACTGTCGCTTAGCAATCAATAAAAACAGCAGTTTCTGTTTGAGGTGGTTTCATTCGAAGGAGTTTTAGAAGCCCAAAGatgtaaaagtagaaaaaatgACCAAGCGCTAATATAGTTTTAGATattgcaacagaaaaaaaaatatatatatatatatatttattttatttttttttctcttccctttAATCATCTTGGGATCCCTCAGATCTATCTTGGGACCCCACTGCAATAGGTGATGAATAGGGCAACTGTAAATGGCAGttacaatgtaacaaagtattttaaGCTGTCCTTGTTGGTCCATAAGCGCTCCTGCAGTGTATTTTAAGGACAGGGTGTGACTCAATCTCCTGACTGGAAAAACATGTAATTTTTTCTGATGTAATCGCTCTGTCCATTTACACATGCATTGTTCCTGAGGCAGGTTGACAGGTTTCGTTTCAGGAAACCAGACACATTGGAATTGAAAGTGGACAGATCTTAAATGATACAACATTGGAGTATTCCTTACTTGCAGTGATGAGTAACTTTGTTTAGGCAGTAAGTTATTGACTCGCTCTCATTTCAGACGATTTTTATCTGAAGTTTATATAGTGTATGCAGGGTGATCTGTTTAGCATTTCATTACAGTTATGGGTTTTTTGTctctattttatgtttttatcgAGTTTATTTGGGCAGtctttcaaaaaacatttattactgccatatatatattatatgattGCAATAAAAGTACTGAGTTGGATATTTGTCCTCTTCTGACAGATGGAGAGCATGTAGCCAACTCCACGCTGATAGACACCCTGCTGGATAAGAACTTCCAGCTCGTCATCAATGATGCAGTTTATAATGTCTGCTCTCCTGAAAAgggtaaaacacatttttctccgGTCGTACAGTAAATGGGCCTCATGTTGTCTGCTTGGCAATTACAACTTAGGCCTGCAGATAAATATCAGTGGTTTATCTCTGCAGGCACGACTCATCCACCTTGTTGTGCCCTCTGTTGCAGTGAGCAGCGGTAAGCATGCCATGGAGCTGGAGGACTTTAAGCATGTCGTGCATCTGCTGCACACAGCGCTCCACCTGCCCGAACACCACCTGCTGAAAGAGAGGCAGCTGCTGGAGAGACTGGACAACCTCAAACAGGAGCTGTCACCCCTGGAGAAGGTTGTAGATGTGTCTCAACATCTGTATGCCATTAAATCTCACTTTATCCCTCATTACATCCCCTTGTCCGTCTTTAGTCTCAGTACTGTTTTGAAAGGAACAGGTGACATTTCCGTCCTGTTAGCTTTATTGGATGGTAACCTTTCTCTTCTTGTATTATTGCCTCACTCTGACAGATGAAGGCACAGCTGTCCCGTTCAGCAGATTTCCACAGCTCCAGGGTTGTCTGGACTGGCATGGCCCTGTTATCCGTGCAGGGTGGCGCTCTGGCCTGGCTTACTTGGTGGGTATATTCATGGGACGTCATGGAGCCCGTCACTTACTTCATCACCTACGCCACCAGCATTGGAGCCTTCGCCTATTATGTCCTTACCAAACAGGCAAGTCTCAGggtcaaaagacaaaaaaaacaactaagtgTTGTTCTTTTTCCAGTTGTGGACTTTAACTGATTTAATATAAAGAGAATTTTGGGTAAATCACTTTTTTGcaaagagttagatgagaggatAGATACAACTCTCCCGTCTGTCCAGTAAATAGGAAActacagacagcagcagatagcttagcataaagactggaaacagcgggcctggctctgtctgaaggGAACAAAATAACCTACCAGCACAAGACAGTGTGTGGTTTGATGTGGGGTTACTGTAAGTGCAGGACTATTTATTGTCTGCCCACAGGGAATTCTTGTCTCTGCTgcttgcctggcaacctcacggTGACCACAAGACGTGGCGCAGGAAGTATCTGCGCCATGCCCAAAATAGGTTCAGCACACCAGTAAACCACAAATTGCAGTTTTTGCACTTTAGTTATTGTATGAATTAAACCTAGAGTAAAACTATAACGTGTTAATTTGTGAACTGTAatggtgctggtaggtggattatGTTATCTacggacagagccaggctaattgtttccagtctttatgctaacctcacttcatatttaacagacaggtATGACAGTaatatcaatcttttcatctagTTATTGAAACACTGTTTGTACAAAATCATGCATATGTGTGCAGATACATTTCTTCTACCCACATTAAGAGCaatcctatttcattttttccccTCAGGATTATATATACCCAGACATGAAAGACAGACAGTTCCTGCATTACTTTTATAAAGGGGCCAGCAGGAAGAGGTTCAACGTGGAAAAATACAATGAACTTAAGGATGAACTGGCTGAGGTTGGTTGATTGGTTTACTTTTTACAACCCCAAGCATACATGCACTTTGGAGTCATAATCTACCTCACTAACATGTTTTGGACACATAAAAATATAGGAAGTACATTCAAACTGTACTTGTGCTAAACTATTTCAGTACTTAAAATGTAAGagcaaaaaggaaaacacacataCTTTTGTTAAGATAACATCTATGATGTATATTAGCAAACAAGACTGAgaatctacagccatgctagcagctcctTGATGCTAACGCTtcgagctaaatgctaacgtcagcatgctaagtGCTCACAACAAcactaacatgctaatgtttcgCAGGTATAATGGTAACCGTAGGTTAGCGTagtagcatgctaacgtttgCTGAGGCTATATAATTGTTTAAGAAAATTGTACTCTCATGCATTCATTGTTTCAAGACCCTATACCAATTATAATCCACTGCTATGTGTAAATCCTATTGAATTAATTgttagtactactactactaataataataataagtggtCTGTGTGACTTTTTTCTGTGCCTCAGGTGGAGGAGGACCTGAGACGTCTGAGATATTCGACTGAATTTCAGCTGCCACTTCAACAGATCCAGCCAAAGCCGTGAACGAAGCCAAGCCACGAATAATGGTCTCTcacacttaaaggtgctctaagcaatgtcacgcgttttttaggttacaacattttttgtcacatacagcaaacatctcctcactatctgatagctgcctgtcccctgaacacactgtaaaaaaaacacggtctctgtagacagcccaggttccacaaacggcaacaaaaacaaactgcgtcAACCTGCACCACAAAACATAAATAGTTtaccagccaataaccgacaagaaggatttgggggtgggggttagtgtgcagaagggaggggacgggatgaggagggaggggcaagctagcctccgttttgtttgacaacacttcgaatgtcaacaagaagtgacgtcacccagcatcgcttagagcacctttaaacacTCCAGAGCAAAAACAAATGTCCTGCTTTATTTTGAGAatggtgccttttttttttaaccgggAATCCATGTCATTTCGCGTTTTGTTTACATACTTGGTAATTCTGATGCCAATTATGTCTTTGAGAAAAGTACAAACACTGAGGACTAAATAAAAAGTACTTCCTGAACATTGGGAGGATCTCCTGTCTGCCTGAtgtcttaattaattaataattaaatcaTTATTGTGCAAAGGTTCTTTAGAGGATAGAGAATCCAGGGCAcaggtgaaataaaaacacataatacACTTTTTGCCACAAAAAGAATGAAAGTTTTACACAAAATAATCACTGTAACTGGAGCAACTAAAATGTCCCACACATTTTATTATACAGTCACAACAGTAAGACCACAAAAATACAGGATCAATGTATGCTGGTAACTTTGTTTTTCCTGAGTCATAGATCATGTGTTACAGGTCCACAGTACAGCCTCCTCCCTGAGGGTCTTTCCACACAGGTGTTTGTTGCCATGTTGGGTGCAAATAAGCATTATTAAATGTAGTATTGTAAACTGCTACAACACAAAGAACTGCACAAACATGAATTCCCTTTTTGATGGAGTGAGTTTGAAGACAAACAGCGTGTTTATGTGGTACCTGGAGATGAGAGATATCACTAGGTGCATATAGAGAGATAATGTATAAAAACCCTGATGCGACCAAAATCATTAATGACCTGGCTGTCATGCTGTTATGTCACCTATCTCATTTTACATTTCCAGCATCCTCAGAGTCTGAGGAAAGCTTTCATGTGGATGTCAACTTAACTGTCTTCAGCCAACTGTTTTCTTGTTAAGAAAAGGCTGGAGGATAAGGCAACATTTGCGTGGTGCTACAGTAGTTTAAACTGGATTAAAGAAGCaagcaaaatgtaacaaaaggcTAAGACAGGAACACCACAACATGGCCCATAATATTCCTGAAGTTGAAAAGCAATTACGTGAAAGTGCAAAATGTCTACTGATCTACAGTGGTTGGACAAATTAATAGGaacaccttaaaacataatgcaaTCGAATACAACAAGACCATGCATCATGGTCTTAGAAACTACCCTTGATTTGAGTCAACATATTTCTGTCATATATAAGCAAAGAAATCACATAGTTTTATAAATTAGTATGGAACATAAAATCACCCTTACATTGGACTTTGGGGGCCAAATTAGTATtggaattaaaaacaaattggtAGATATTGGCAAATACCTCTACTCTTTTCCTTAAAGGTTgaggttttattttgtaaaagtaTATCAACTTGTATTATGTTAAGGAGGtggttatatttttttttggcgAACCTCTGCTGTGGTGAAACCCTGGCATTTTTTTGCAGGGATCCCTCATGTTTGGTAATGAGTtgtgagaaaaagagacaggatATTTTACAGTTGATCGATGAATTAATTGATTTTTACAGACAATCAAATATCAGATTTCTCCTTCACCCTCTACAGATACTTTCCCTCTTTTGATTCTTTGAAATGCAAATACAAAACACTGAAAGCCCTTTATAAACCAGGTCAGGGTTTAACCCAGCCAGGAaatctggtttctccagaagaAACTTTACATGATAAATGAAACCACAATTTTGAATGACATTAGGAAGTGTAGTGATGGCCTGAGGCCAGAAATAGTCAGCATGGTGAATACAATTTGTTCCTGTTATTTTATAACCACTGATTTCACTTAAACTACTATGGCTGCCATTTGACTAATGATTCAATGCATATGTGAATAAAGAGTGTTTGAGCAAAAATAGAGTGGAGGactaaagaaaaacagcaaaattcTTGGAAAATCTCCCAGCCCCTGTTTCCCAGGTATAAAACCAGCTCATTTTATgactgacatttcataaactgtTACTTTTTTGGTCGGAGGTAGAGTTTCTTGGTGAGCATCGAAGCAAAGCAAGGTACTTGCTTCTTCCCAATGGCGTTCAAGTCGCTACAGTTCCCAACACTCCTCATCGACACTTTCCTGTTGACCAGCGTCAATAATTCTGTGAATTCAAGGGAGTCCCCATACGTTTGAAGCAGCTGACACAGATCCTGGACATACCAGGAGCCATTGATGGTCTCCCGGTGGGAATAGTACCCTTAACAAACAACACAGGTGACAGGACAGGATTGTTATTGACTGAACAGCAAGAAGGACATTTAAAGTGCCTTtaatgtacggtggccctgagagcTCAACGAACGGAAAATTATGAAAAACATCTTCACCAATTTGCAAACGAATGCACAGCATTTAGAAAAAACACTGCAAATAAGAGGAAACGCAACCAAAAACAGGAACACTGCAAGTAGCACAGACGACAACGGAAACTGTTTCCAGGGGACACAATAAATTGCTGCACACGGCTGTGTCTCACTTGTTGCCATGGTTTGTGGCTTATGAATTTATTGATCTGAAAAAACTATTGCTCTGACGAAATATACACAATTAATTGTGAAACATGCTAACTTTACGTTAGCTCGCAGGCTATAACATTAATAGATACTTTCAGAACCCGTAACAGCGGACAAGCAAGTTAAATTACCGGTAGACACTTAACAGTTAAGTAACTGCTGCTCATTACAGAAAGGGTtggtatacatttaaaaaacgtTATTCATGCTGTCAAAACTGGGACCTATTATGACttgttttaaaacaataaatacaacatttgctatttgtttttttatccttaAACATTACTTGGTGACAAttctaaaaaaataactaaCCAGCTAACATAACAGCTTGTTTCACTACTAACTGTGTGTATTTCATCAAATTATTTGAATTGGCAGTCTAGCAAAAGGCTAACGCTAGGTAAACAGCAGATATCTGCAATAATATAAAAA from Sander vitreus isolate 19-12246 chromosome 2, sanVit1, whole genome shotgun sequence includes the following:
- the LOC144525200 gene encoding calcium uniporter regulatory subunit MCUb, mitochondrial-like gives rise to the protein MASVRMVGKVTARLLGSIQPLHCGFKTTRPVTILHQIQQRSPLLGNFQALFYSALAPSSDVSLKYKYGRLVLEVPLPSRKEKCLFFLRPMLMSVGDLIADLQREDPGATTSIFSEDGEHVANSTLIDTLLDKNFQLVINDAVYNVCSPEKVSSGKHAMELEDFKHVVHLLHTALHLPEHHLLKERQLLERLDNLKQELSPLEKMKAQLSRSADFHSSRVVWTGMALLSVQGGALAWLTWWVYSWDVMEPVTYFITYATSIGAFAYYVLTKQDYIYPDMKDRQFLHYFYKGASRKRFNVEKYNELKDELAEVEEDLRRLRYSTEFQLPLQQIQPKP